A part of Clostridium novyi genomic DNA contains:
- a CDS encoding transposase has protein sequence MIITLNIQSENIYFKIFETVNIAFNKLGINTRKAKGRPPKYSDQQIVACMIYGVNNSIFSLRELEYKIKQDIVFQKIIGLKEVPDHSTFSLRAIALEKYVYYGIYAMLIELIIHLLYLPMLLMMMLNGLKFLKL, from the coding sequence ATGATTATAACATTAAATATACAAAGCGAAAACATTTATTTTAAAATTTTTGAAACTGTTAATATTGCATTTAATAAACTTGGCATTAATACTAGAAAAGCTAAAGGTAGACCACCTAAATATTCAGATCAACAAATTGTTGCATGTATGATATATGGTGTAAATAATAGTATTTTTAGTCTTAGAGAACTTGAATATAAAATTAAACAAGATATTGTATTTCAAAAGATTATAGGTTTAAAAGAAGTTCCTGACCATTCTACATTTTCTTTAAGAGCGATAGCTTTAGAAAAATACGTGTACTATGGCATTTATGCTATGCTTATTGAACTTATAATCCATTTATTGTACTTGCCGATGCTGCTTATGATGATGCTCAATGGTTTAAAGTTTCTAAAACTCTAG
- a CDS encoding transposase, which yields MVLADAAYDDAQWFKVSKTLEYNLLTDVNMRKAKSIESFKDESRYKNALFMQSPIGKNLYKNRLKIEQLFSILKGLYNLENPRLYGQKRYERHIKWVLLSYLIDEFNKVNSKISSRKYPWNL from the coding sequence ATTGTACTTGCCGATGCTGCTTATGATGATGCTCAATGGTTTAAAGTTTCTAAAACTCTAGAATATAATTTATTAACAGACGTAAATATGCGTAAAGCAAAGAGTATAGAATCTTTTAAAGATGAATCTAGATATAAAAATGCTCTTTTTATGCAATCGCCAATAGGTAAAAATTTATATAAAAATAGGCTAAAAATTGAACAATTATTTTCTATACTTAAAGGACTCTATAATCTAGAAAATCCTAGACTTTACGGACAAAAACGCTATGAACGCCATATTAAGTGGGTTCTTTTATCGTATCTTATAGACGAATTTAATAAGGTTAACAGCAAAATAAGTTCTAGAAAATATCCTTGGAATCTATAG
- the cas6 gene encoding CRISPR-associated endoribonuclease Cas6 yields the protein MYNLQVFESMVDVYTMEDIKVNKQSIKISKLIDKTLCMNDKFLKLHKENCFKNYCFNWLYPIETDVYKKGKIYTFIIRTVDKELVEYFKKYLINEYTESLKVLTIKTKLIPQCPIEKIYSITPLIIKAQGYWKNNLTFKQFEERIFSNLIKKYNEYFNIKINENFSLYNNIVISNKKPISMPVKGVRLLGDKVTLYISNNEMSQKLAYFALGVGLGEVNGRSAGFCNYKYL from the coding sequence TTGTATAATTTACAAGTGTTTGAGTCTATGGTGGATGTTTATACTATGGAAGATATTAAAGTTAATAAACAATCTATAAAAATTTCAAAACTTATAGATAAGACATTATGCATGAATGATAAATTTTTAAAATTACATAAAGAAAATTGCTTTAAAAATTACTGCTTTAACTGGTTATATCCAATTGAAACTGATGTGTATAAAAAAGGTAAAATATATACTTTTATTATTAGGACTGTTGATAAAGAGTTAGTAGAATATTTTAAGAAATACTTAATAAATGAATATACAGAAAGTTTAAAAGTATTAACCATAAAAACAAAATTAATTCCACAATGTCCAATAGAAAAAATTTATTCTATTACTCCATTAATTATTAAAGCACAAGGTTACTGGAAAAATAACCTGACATTTAAACAATTTGAAGAGAGAATATTTTCAAATCTTATAAAGAAATATAATGAGTATTTTAATATAAAAATAAATGAAAATTTTTCATTATATAACAATATAGTTATAAGTAACAAAAAACCTATTTCTATGCCTGTAAAAGGGGTGAGGTTATTAGGTGATAAAGTAACTTTATATATAAGTAATAATGAAATGAGTCAAAAACTAGCCTATTTTGCATTAGGAGTAGGGCTTGGGGAAGTTAATGGAAGAAGTGCTGGATTTTGCAATTATAAATACTTATAA